From the Rissa tridactyla isolate bRisTri1 chromosome 20, bRisTri1.patW.cur.20221130, whole genome shotgun sequence genome, one window contains:
- the LOC128900124 gene encoding olfactory receptor 14J1-like, translating into MYFFLLNLSLLDLGTISTFVPKSMANSFWDIRDISYRGCAAQVFFFFFCAAAKLSLLTIMSYDRYIAICKALHYGTLLGSRACVHMAAAAWGSGFLNAVLHTVNTFSIPLCHGNAINQFFCEMPQILKLACSDSDYLGEVGLIAVSAFFSVGCFVFIVLSYVQIFRAVLRIPSEQGRHKAFSTCLPHLAVVSLFLITAMFSYLKPPSISSPSLDLLMAVLYSVVPPAVNPLIYSMRNQELKHAVWKLVTG; encoded by the coding sequence atgtacttcttcctcctcaacctctccctccttgaccttgGCACCATCTCCACCtttgtccccaaatccatggccaattccttTTGGGACATTAGGGATATCTCCTACagaggatgtgctgcacaggtcttttttttctttttctgtgctgcagcaaagTTATCTCTTCTCACcatcatgtcctatgaccgctacattgccatctgcaaagccctgcactacgggaccctcctgggcagcagagcttgtgtccacatggcagcagctgcctggggcagtgggtttctcaatgctgtGCTGCACACAGTCAATACATTTTCTATACCACTCTGCCATGGCAATGCCATAAatcagttcttctgtgaaatgccACAGATCCTCAAGCTTgcctgctcagactcagactacctTGGGGAAGTTGGCCTTATTGCGGttagtgcctttttttctgttgggtgttttgttttcatcgtgctgtcctatgtgcagatcttcagggccgtgctgagaatcccctctgagcagggacggcacaaagccttttccacgtgtctccctcacctggccgtggtctccctgtttttGATCACTGCCATGTtttcctacctgaagcccccctccatctcctccccatccctggatctgtTGATGGCAGTTCTGTACTCGgtggttcctccagcagtgaaccccctcatctacagcatgaggaaccaggagctcaagcaTGCCGTGTGGAAATTGGTGACTGGATGA